Below is a genomic region from Miscanthus floridulus cultivar M001 chromosome 1, ASM1932011v1, whole genome shotgun sequence.
GACGTCGCGTGCCCGCCGCGCGGCGGCAGACACCACCAGTGCGCCGTGTGCAGGAAGGTGTTCCGGTCGTACCTGGCGCTCGGCGGCCACCGCGCCAGCATCAAGAAAGGCAAGGGCGGGTGCGTGCCGGTGGCAGTGCCTCAACCTGCTCTCCACGCGTGGCTTTggccgcgtaaagttacgcggacGGAGTAAGAATTTATCAGGTCGTAAAAGATTAGGAGTAaatattaggagttgttggagacggtttttttctcatctttctaaaaaaaataaggATCAGAAAGATGTTTAGGGTTCAACAAGAAGCGTTCGAAAGGGGTGGGGTCAGAGCAGAAGTAAAAATTGTGGTCACGAACTCACGATGACTGTTCGGCAACGTGGCAAAACTATCCGTGTGGCCAGAGCGGGAAAAAAAATCTGCGGTCACGATGGCTGCTCGGGAACGTGGCTGCGGAAAGCCGCGTAAACATTGGTCACGGTCATCGTGGGCTCTATGAACATGGAAACGACAGATCGTGTGCGTCGGTTTCGATGTATGAGGCCCTTGGTCCGCGTCGAAAAGAGAACAGCCTACAACCGCCCACAGCGCAGCCCATAAACGGCCCTGCCGGGTGGCCTTTTCGCGAGGCACGCACGGCAGGACGCTTGATGGTCCAAGAAGGCCGAACGGTGCCTGAGCGGCCCGCGCGCCATCGGACCTCTCCAGCGGGCAGCGGCGGCCCGTGGAGCCCATTCCTTGGTTCCGCGCGTGTTGGTTCCGTTTTGGTTTCTGGCGCACGGAGCGTTCCGTTCCGTTTTATACGTGGGATGGGAAGCTGAGATCGGTGCCTGTGCCTCGCGTGCTTGCTGGCTTCGCTGGAGCTGGAGTTTTCAAGGCTTCCAAACAGCCTAGTACATGGGTGGTCGCCTCGGCGGGTGTCCGTGTCTGGGCCGGGTGCGGAGCGGATCGTGCGCCGAGCGCAGACGGCAGATCAGCTAGCGTGCGCGTGTTCGCCCCCGAGGCTGAGCGACGCCGGGGATGTGATGTGGTCTTCTGGACGAGTTTCGGGTTTTGACAGCCATGTTAACTATCCAGCGGATTGAACACGAGCCGCAGGCCAGCACACGTCAGGATTCAGGAACGGCCGTCGGCACCAAATCAAATGCACCAGGGACAGGAGTGCGTACGCGCtgggattataccaaaccatgtgcTTAAGACGAGCTTAATGACGAGTGGCAATGTGCAATGATATGGGTGCCTGACCACCTGGGAAGAAGGAAGGAGAGGCCGGACTCCCCCCAGTCCAGCTCCAATGCTCAATCCATCTCACGGTCTAGTTGTATACCAAGTTGGCACGTACCGTTCCACCAACAAAGACAATCCTTCCAGGCTCTCACTTCACCACCGAACAAATATTCTCCTCCGGATACGCTAGCAAGCCGCACCGCCATTACTCTATGCGCCGAGGCGAGGCaccttcagcctgttcgtttggctgtggtttgtcgtaaacgatcgtaaattttcagccggaacagtatttttctctcacacaaaccaaccagcattacttcttcacgaaccagcaacgatacgaaccagccaaccgaacaggaggTCGGAGCGCTCACAACCATCCGATAGTGTTTGTacgtatgttttttttttgaaacattggAAGGAGCTCTGCCATATCATACAAGAAGGGAGCAAACACAAGTTTTACATTGTTTTGTTACATGAATAACCAACACCCGAAAACATAGAATAAGGGTGAGCCACTTCATTATGGAACTTCTGGCCGCCCGCACGCACCCTTCATTAGCCCCAATTCTTCCTTGATTAAACCCAGGACTTGCACAGGTGATCTCGCTTCTTCCTGGAAAGTCCTTCTATTTCGTTCCTTCTAGACATTCCAAGCCGTGTACATGAGTATCGTCGTCGTTGATCTCTGCTGTGTTGAGGACTGCCCTTGAAGTGTTTTTCCCCCCCACCATTCATGCACAGATTGCACATCCAACGTTGGTAGTCCTCCGATAGAGTCGCCAATCCAGTTTTGTACGTACGTTTAACCGACGAGGGCCGGGCCGGGGCGGGCTGCTCCTTCCATTACCAATTATTCATCAATTTGTAGCAATGCAAAAAGCATTATGCTTTTGCATGTGGGATTGTACTAGTACGTGGTGCGTAAGAATGTGCCAGCCTGCAGCTGCAAAATTAATCCAATAATCCTGCACAATAATCCTTGGTTTGGCTGCGGCAACTAGCCTGTACTATTATTCTTCCCGTTGTTATTACGGATGATAAACGAAAACATTTTCCTCCATGTACGGCACATTACTTTCACCGAAACTCGAATAATTTCCAGAGAGGAGCAATAATATCGAAACACCCATCGCTCAACTATACTGTACAGGATGCTTGAGTAATTGAGTTGAGCGAGTATCTAAAACTGCATATTGCTTCCAGTGCCATTTGGCTTAACAATAACCTAAACAAGTGAACCGCAGAGAAGCAGAGAGTGGGAGAAACGATAATGCCACAATAATGGCTTAATAATCCACCCTTccaatgtttttttttaaatattcctCCCTTCCAAGAGAATTTCAGAAGCTTCAAAGCGAGGGGAACTTGCTTCACATGGCCCCCATCTTAGCCCCACGCTGTCCCTTGGCTTCGGAGAATTAACAAAGGTGGTGGAGAAACGAGCGCAACCACCATATGGATGTGGAGGCCATGTGTGCCTGCATGTGGGCTAGCGAAGCGGCGGTAACCGAGTTGGAAGGGAGGGAGGCTAATCGCATGCACTTGCAGTTGGTGGCCGCATCTTGCATGATTGTGTGTGTTCAAGCTAGCATGCAGCATGGGTCAGGTACCTTCTTGCCGCCTCCATCTTTCCCTGCCCCTTTCTTGCTTATAGTTGTAGGCACGTAGTCATGCAGGAGATGCAGGAGATGCAGCCATGTAGGCATGTAGTACTACTAGTGCTACCACAGTACTGCAACGAAACAAAACTAGCTGGAGCTTTCGTCAAGTGTCACGTCCAAACCTGAGGACGAATACGGCGAACCGTTCGGCAGGCACCAACATGCGTGAACAGTGGAGCGCATGCAGAACGGAAAAACAAAAGGTTaggttcggcttaccctatattcggtttgttcgacttcttttttcaatcagaatagtatttttctctcacaacaattcagccgaaatagtatttttcagtcagtttcagccacatttcagaccagcgaacggggcctttagTGCTGCCGCTTCATCTGCCAGGCTCATGCTACGCAGCTACGGTCGGGAGAATGTGCATGGTATACCTCACTATCACGTCACCTACACGCCAAGGATAATGAGTCAAGAAATTGTGCAGTATATATACAAAAATATAATCGGAGATTCAAGCCCTATATATGCGTTGTATAGCAATGAACTACCACAAAATCGGCAAACGCTGCCGGTTTTCAAAAGCCCATCGTCACTCGAGTAGGTTGTCGGTAGTGATAGACACATGATTCCACCGTCAATACTACAACTAGCGGTGATTGGCACAAATAAAACAATCAGATCTGCTCGCTAGCCACTGCTGCCGCTCCAGCGCTCGCCGGCAATGCGATGCGATGCGCGGAGAGAGTGAAAGATTCAACATATCACGGATCAATTCATCCACGTCattgagagaaagagagggagattCAACACATCATAGATCAAttcatcacatcacacatagatGGAGAGAAAACACATCACAAAATAATTCATCACATGTCACACATCACAGATGGATTCACCACATTACATAGAAGGAGAGAGACTCAACACATTAGAGATCGATTCATCCACACACCATCTTGTCACATATGTTGTCCGCGCCCCACCATGCCGGGAAGCTCTGCTTGCGCCCATATGCACCGCGCGTCGATTGGGGAGCTTTGCCCCGTGCCCCTCTGCCCATGCCCCTGCACACAGGCTAGGGAGGCCACCGGCCAGGGAGCTCTGCCTTGCGCCCCCCGCATTGGCTGGGGAGGTCACGCTAGAGTGAGGAaaggggaggaggagagagaggagcagAGGTGGGGAGAACGAGAACGAGATCAAGGGAGGGGATGAAGAgcaggaggaggagagagagcctTGTGCGGACGTGAAAGCTACGCGAATTAAACACATCGAAATAAAAGTTTGGATCCATGGATAATCGAATCACTGTCAATTGGTAACACATAACGACAATAATACCTATCTGTCGGTGTTTTGTCAACCAACAAATGAATTTATACGCgtgtcgcgctgctctaggaagacaatggtagcatccaaagacacaaggaattatactggttcaggccagagccctacgtctagtctcagagaagatcgagtgTGTGATCCTCGGTTGAATGTGTTAGCGTTGTAGGAtcactaggatcatagatctagccagTAGAGTGATTCTATACGGGATAAAGGACGCAGTTCATCCTAATACATGTAGAacaagagagacagagagggaagggAGAAGGTGTTGAACCTGACACCACAGAGGGGGAGGGTTCAGAGGATGCCATCACGTTCGTTGGTGTAGTCTGCGCATGGGGCAgtgacggtcggtgaagagggcgatgaagacgtcgacgtcgatggagcgggcggcgcggctggtggcttcccatcactggctgcgcccctctctgatcgaattagggtttaggtgtcggtggggagctcggctcaggcgaacctcatgACTTGAGCCGccagcccccacctctatttattgtgcagtgtgacaggggccctccagccatagtgggctgggcgcccccgatcagagcgcggatcaaaggcccaactgggctgtTGGGCCCAGTtatgattagagatcaatctaacaatctcccccttgatctccttcCATCTTTCATTTTCATATCATTtatttttgttcattccattatagattagtgcatagagcatgtctcatcgtcacggtccattgccgatagatttaacagctacgaTACACCACTTTGTTCTAAAATAggtacttatctttgggccttcttttgtccaggaattataggctttcccttaaacctatgCCGGCAACATGTTCTCttaacacgttgggtggtaagccttttgtaagcggatccgcgagcatcttttcagtccttatgtgctcaagacttatgacatgatcccagactttatctttcacaacataatactttatgtcaatgtatttggcagcaccacttgacttattgttgtgagcatactgtactgccggattattatcgcagtataacttaagtggtctatagatgtcgtcaaccaccttcaaaccgggtatgaacttctttagccagttcacctaccccattgcctcataacacgctacaaactcaacatacattgtggacgatgtagtgacggtttgctttgagctgtttcatgaaatagctccccctgcgagagtgaatacatatccagacgtggattttctatcatctcccgcataatcagaatctgaatatcccactatatggagtgaatcagatcttctatacgtcatcataaggcctttcgttccttacaaataacgcaagactttctttactaatttccagtgttctgttccaggattgctctagaatctgccaagtaacccggtaacaaatgccaagtcagggcacgtacacacttgagcatattgcaagcttccgacagctgaagcatatggaaccactttcatttgatcaatctcatattggttcctggggcattgaaaatccccatatctgtcgcccttgactataggagcaggtgagggactatatttgtgcatactgaatttctttaagattctttctatgtatgccttttgtgacaatcctaatacccctttacttctatctcggtgaatcttgatccctagaatgaacgaggcttcaccaagatctttcatatcaaattttgaggacaaaaacttctttgtctccagtagtagactgacatcactactagcgagtaagatgtcgtccacatacaggacaaggaagataaactttccattcttaaactttgcatagacacaattgtcttcaacattctctttaaacccaaaattccttattgtctgatcaaacttcaagtaccactgtcttgaagcttgttttaatccataaatggatttctttaggcggcatcccattcgatctttttcttccatgacaaaacctttcggttgtgccatgtaaacattttcctccaagtctccgttgagaaatgccgtctttacatccatctgatgtaattctaaatcgtaatgtgccactaatgccattataattctgaaggaatccttacatgagactggagaaaaggtctcattgtaatcaatcccttctctttgcgtaaagacttttgccacaagtcgcgctttatatctctctatattcccttgagagtcaagttttgttttgtagacctatttacaacctactgttttggctcctttaggaattatttccaagtctcaaactttattggcattcatatatttcatttcatcttccatggcctcaagccactttgatgaatgatcacttctcatggcttcttcaaatgaggtgggatcatcctccatgtGAAATTCCTTAGTAttatatacttcatagtcagcaggaatagctgatcttctaactctttgagacctttgaGGGGCCTCTAGATTTGGcatatcttctgtttgaggctgttgttgctccccctcatgtgtggcaataggttctataggatcctgaagaacaggttcctcatcgtcattcattgttgtcacaggtggaataacaacaggtgctagcaccacagtatcttgcattgtcggtgcagcgacaacaggtagtaagaaaaatggctcatgaatcatcggagtgggcgcatacaccgcttcttttcaaggtcaatttctcgagccaccatgctccccctcatcatttcatcctctaggaagacaccgtgtctcgtttccacaaactttgtatgtctgtctggacagtagaaacgaaaaccttttgacttttctgggtagccaatgaaatggcaacttactgttttgggatctagcttcccaatgtttgggttaaatactttagcctcagcaggactcccccccacacataagtggtttagtgagggtactctttctgtccacaactcatacggtgttttgggcatcgacttacttggtactctattgagaatttgaatggcggtttttaacgcctccatccacaggctcaacggtaaggtagagtaacttatcatactacgcaccatatctatCAAGGTATGATtatgtctttcagctactccattctgcggAGGTTCGcctggtgtagaatactgggctactatgccattctcctgtaagaaccttgcaaagggtccaggaacttggccatatggggtatgctgaCTGTAGTACTCcctccacggtcggacctgactatcttaatctttaaattgtgttggttttgaacttctgccttaaatatcttaaatttattcaatgcttctattctttctttgattggataaatgtagccataacaggagtaatcatctgtgaatgttatgaacgaatcataaccatccacactctttacaggaaacggaccacagatatctgtgtgaataatctgtaaaattcctgcgcttcgtttgacatctttcttaattttctttacatactttcctttaatgtattctctgcattgttctaaatctaagagctctaacggagaaagaatattattcttaactagtctttctattctccccctcaaaatatggcctaaacgacagtgccataattttgacaatgcatcgtgagctctcttttgttttctgtttacatccgcagacgaggatacattcacattgtcgcacgcaacgttctcatcatcgcatacaacattcacatcatcacgtagtgataacagaTAAAGCTCATTTTATAAGATATCAAGACCAAcgcatgcattattaaatgttatcttacatttgccatttccaaaatgacaatcatatccatcattgtccaagcatgaaacactaatcaagtttctctgtaacaagagaacataaagaacattTCTAAGTATAAGTGTAAAGCCATCAGCAAGCTGTCGAGAAAGATCGCCAACAACTTCAACATCTGcttggactccatttgcaactttaacatgTCTTttgcttctttgcgtagtcctcgtcgaacggaacccctataaagaattagcaatatgaacagttgcacctgagtcaatccactaagtagattttgaatactgtatgtacagggattcatttatgaacgtaataatgttctcacctttctttgccatgatcatctttaagtaatcgagacaatctttcttataatgtcccatcttcttacaatagagacactagtctttctctactgtgaacttgttctgctgaggctaaTGCagtatgggaccctttccctttgactttgaggagaaattagtattattattctttttcttattgtctttcagataattgatagagccaccattgacagcttttattctctcctcctcttgcacacacatagccatgagcatCTCCATGTCCCATTTTTCGGGCTGtatattgtagttgacaacaaaagtgtcaaactcttttggcaaggaagcaaaaatcagatggataaggaactcttccttgagagccagatccattggttttagcttggatgccaaattgctcatccttaatatgtgctctcttatgccactattacctgagtacctctctgtcaccagctactttatcagctgggtagcataggtctttgaagagccagtgaactaactctttattcttttgaggtactcggtgacggtgtcacactctgggattgagcctacaattgcaggctcaatcgtgttctttatcacagccaaacatttctttttgacagtgacccacttcctatgctcaaggtcataggacattctttgggatgcaaaatccctctctttggttgcctaagcggcatcagcctcgtttgtctccctcaccggtgccactgGTTCAGTAGGACATGGTGAGgtaactacccagtccacctcagccaagatgaaggccaggtcaatctttttcttccactctgtatagttatcacctttgagagtgggaatctctttgatacaacctatcaagttgtatccgcatgaaaacacaattcatatagagtgagaacataaataataacaataacaattgcatgcattagtttcaacgttggtcaaaattaaaacatacaattgtcctctacactaattctacatcaccgttggacagaaatagaattaatgcaagacaaaacatcataatattacCATTAAtgaacgttggtcagaataataacaatattataatcaatcaaaacatatccattttcaaaattaaattctcccgttggttcgaatttaataataaaaataacatctttaaatacgcagcagaaaaataatctcaatttagtgaattttacccacaggaaaattctcttttctattttctttaagccatttatccattttctaggaaataaacatttactggaaaaagaaaaaataaaaaactaattcaATTCATCACTGTTCATTCGGCCCAGCCAGGAATTCAGCCCGACCTGCCTCTCTTCCACGCGCGctgcccgcacccaggccgcaacctaggcctgggccggcaaagccgcgcggccacgcgcgcccgcctgggccgcgagtCGGCCCGATCGACCGACGCCGTCCGTTTCGATTCGACGGCTACGCGGTGAGAGCGGCCGATCAAAACCATCGACGGGGCGCCCTCCCCCGAAAACCTAATCCATTCGCTGCCTTCTTTCCTCTCTCTTCGCCTCTCTCCTCAGCGCAGCGACAACGGCAACCGAGCGAGTCGAGCGGGTGAAACGGCGACGAGAGCGAGCAAAGAGCCCTGGTGCCGTTGCCGCCCCCTcgtcggcgtgcgcgctccccagcgggtgagcacgccgccgttgagcggcctggccgcgacgCCTCTTTGGCCAGAGCCCGGCGAGCGGCGCCCCCGGCTCGGCGTTATTTtccccgcgcgccggcgaggtAGGCCACCCCTTTCCCTTCTTCCCCTTCGGATTTGCTTCTATGTTGGTGCTCGGATTCAACCAATTTGGGATGGGGATCAAAGTTAGGGTTATGGTTTCACTGTTTATTTTCCCCGTGAAGTCTTTTACGGGTTTAGGATTCGGCTCTTACGTTCTTAAGGCCGAAACCCTCTTTTTCTCCTttccttaacccagttagggttagggttcaaccgaaccctctgTTCTTGTTAGACCCGTATTGGATCTAACCTTCTACTTACTTTTCTAATCGGTTTACCCATTCTAGATCTAAAAACCCTAGAAAccgatggctctggtaccattgttagcgATGTAGGAtcactaggatcatagatctagccagTAGAGTGATTCTATACGGGATAAAGGATGCAGTTCATCATAATACATGTAGAacaagagagacagagagggaagggagaaggtgttgaacctgacaccgcagagggggAGGGTTCAGAGGACGTCATCACGTTCGTTGGTGTAGTCTGTGCACGGGcaacgacggtcggtgaagagggcGATGAAGACGTCGACGCCGAtggagcgggcggcgcggctggtggcttcccgtcactggctacgcccctctctgatcggattagggtttaggtgtcggtggagagctcggctcaggcgaacctcgtgacttgagccgccggcccccacctctatttattgcgcagtgtgacaggggccctccagccatagtgggctgggcgcccccgatcagggtgtGGATCAAAGCCCCAACTGAGCCGTTGGGCCCAATTAGGatcagagatcaatctaacagaatgctctgaagttcttacaatggggtgtGTAAGAAGAGGGAAAGAGGTAGGAGAAATGAGGTGAGGGACTGCCCGAATGAAGTCTCGAGAGTTCGTCCCCTTGGAAGGGAGCCCTAGCCGCTCTTATATAGAGTCCGGGGGCTAggttatatagagagagataggtTCTCCTGACCGAGTGGTTGCAACCCTGAGGGAGAGGAAACTAGTAAACTTGGCTTGCACGGAAGGTTGTCTTGTCTTGTCTTGGCGTCAACGTACGTCCGGGtatgtcgtcatggtcttgtgcccacgtcGCAGCATGGCATGCCGTGATGCTACAATGCCGGTCGTGACGACACTATTggcacggtggtggttcgccAGTTGTCCTGTGCGACGTGAGCTTgccgtggccttcgtcatcgtctCCTGTTCTCTCGAGGGCGTCGTGGCGACAGTGAGGGAATTGGTAGCCGCCATTGGATAGTTGGTCGCCCTGC
It encodes:
- the LOC136469435 gene encoding zinc finger protein ZAT4-like yields the protein MSLVMLSRDSWTRSSRSARGGPTSSEAAEQNKDDDDGTVRSFVVAGADDGADHHEHDDDVACPPRGGRHHQCAVCRKVFRSYLALGGHRASIKKGKGGCVPVAVPQPALHAWLWPRKVTRTE